One uncultured Methanobrevibacter sp. genomic window, CGGAAGACCTCTGTTTGGAAATTCCTCATTGATTATTTGGATAATCCTTGGAAGTCCGAATTTGCCTCTTCTGGCAGTTCCTGGTTCATATCCGCACATGTATCCGTGATGATTTTTTGGAAAACCGGTAATTACCATATTTAAACCGGAACGCAATCCTGCACGAACCTCATGTTCATAAGCTCCATTGGTGGCCACAACCTTTCCTGGAGACAATATCCTTGCAGCTGCAATTGTTTTTGCAAAGCTTTCTGTAGTGTTTTCACACCTGTTGAACGGACCTCCTTCAACCACAATGACATCCGCACCGATTTCAATGGATTTTTCAAATCCTGTTATGACCTCATCATAACCATCACCAACAAACATTATGGATTCCAAACCTCTGCCATATTTTTTGGCCAGCTGTGCAATGTCTTCAGCTTCCCTTAAAGGGGCTGCATGACCATCTCCAGTCTGTTCTGAAGTAACGTTTACTGCAACAGATGATGATAACTTAATCCATTCCTCCTTATCATCCTTCTGTTCCATTTCCTTATCAATCAAACGTTCGTGAATCCTTTCTCTAGGACATTCGGTGAATGCGGGACCCTTATTATAACATTCACCGCCACAGCCACTGATATTTTTCGGAAGCCTCATTGCACCATTTTCTCCAAAATGATCCAAATCAAGAGGAACGTCAACGATTTCATGGACCTTTTGCATCACTTCCAGACCAGTCATTCCGAATTTTTCTCCGATATCAGAAAATGCATATGCACAGATATGAATTGGAGCACCTATCATATCTGATAAGCGACAGTTGCCAAGCAAATCCATTATCTCCAAATCGGATGCACATGTTCCGGCAACAACTTCAGTCAGGTCACAGCCTAATGGAAATCTTTTGAATTGCATCCCCAATTTCATTGCCTCATCCAGGGAAAGTTCAGAAATTGCATCAACAACTGATGTCACATCCTTGTCCATTTTTGAAATTTGAATTGCAGCTTCATCATCAAAAACCGCTTTTCTTATTAAGTCATACATGAAATTTTACTCCAAAATTGCTTTATCTAATAATATTTTCAGTGAAATCCTTAATAAATATCTTTCGATTTAGGCATGCCTAAAATAGATTTAAAATTGTTCATATAATAAAATAAAAAGTATTACAAAAGTATATAATAATAAAGAAATAGTAATACCAGTATTACTAGAAATAAATATATATTAAAAAAATAATACTAAAAAAAGAGTAATAACAAGTTTTAAATAGTACTATTATTTAAATATAACTTATTACTGCATGGAATAAAACTACCATAATTTATATTACTTAATGAGTCTCACTCATTGAATCCATGCAGTAAAACTTTTAGAATAGTTCAAGCTATTATAAAAGTTCAATAAATAAGGAGACAAAAAAATGATTCTTTCTAAATTAAAAGAAAGATTCGAAAACGATAAAAAAGGAGACAAAAAAATGAAAGTAGCAATTTTAGGTGCAGGATGTTACAGAACACACGCTGCAAGTGGAATTACCAACTTCTCAAGAGCTTGTGAAGTTGCAGAAGCAACCGGAAAAGAAAACATTTCAATGACTCACTCAACCATCGAAATGGGTGCAGAATTATTAGAATTAGCAGGTGTAGACGAAGTAGTCGTATCCGACCCTGTATTTGATGGAGATTTCGTTGTAGTAGATGATTTTGATTACGCAGAAGTAATTGCAGCACACAAAGCAGGAAACCCAGAAGATGTAATGCCTGCAATCAGAGCAAAAGTTAACGAATTAGCAGAAACTGTACCAAAACCAGCAAAAGGAGCTATTCACTTTACTCACCCAGAAGATTTAGGAATGAAATGTATTAACGATGACTCTGAAGCTGTAGCTGACGCTGACTGGGTAATGACCTGGTTACCAGAAGGCGGTATGCAACCTGACATCATCAAAAACTTCGCAGATGACATCAAAGAAGGTGCAATTGTAACTCACGCATGTACCATCCCAACCACTGGATTAAACAAAATCTTCGAAGACTTAGGAACCAACGTAAACGTAGCTTCCTACCACCCAGGTGCTGTACCTGAAATGAAAGGACAAGTATACATTGCTGAAGGTTTCGCTGACCAAGCTTCCATTGATACCTTAATGGAATTAGGTCAAAAAGCAAGAGGATCTGCATTCACATTACCAGCAAACATGGTTGGTCCTGTATGTGACATGTGTTCCGCAGTAACTGCTATTACTTACGCAGGTATTTTAGCTTACAGAGACACTGTTACTCAAATTTTAGGTGCTCCTGCCGGATTTGCACAAATGATGGCTAACGAAGCTTTAACCCAAGTAACCGCATTAATGCAAGATGAAGGTATCGACAAAATGGACGATGCTTTAAACCCAGCTGCATTATTAGGTACTGCTGACTCAATGAACTTCGGTTCCTTAGCAGAAATCGTACCTACCGTGCTCGATTACTTAGGTAAAGACAAATAAACACAAATAAGTTATAATTGTTGATTTTTATCAACAATTCCTTAACTTATTTTTTAATTGCTGTGAAAAATAGCCATTAAAAAATAAGTTAATGATTATTAAAGATAAAAAAAAATTAAAATTGGGTGTTAAATTGATTGATGAAATCTTAAATAAAGCAAAACAAGGACAAGAATTAAGCGATGAGGAATTTTTAGAATTGTTGAATATCGAGAATGATAAGGATTTGGAAAAGTTGTTCAAGATAGCTTGCGATATAAGAGACAATCAATCAAAAGTAATCAAATTAACATCCACCGTCCATCTTACCAACAAATGCCAAATCCAACCTAGATGCGAATATTGTGGATTTGCAGAAGAGACTTCCGAAAAAGGATACTACAATGCATTTTATAAATCCAATGATGAAATACTGAAAGCTGTAAAATCCATTCAACAGGCACACATTCCCCGCGTAAGCTGTTCTGGAGGATACGGATACAAAGGAAAGCAGGCAGTTAATGCATGCAGAATCGTAAAAGGACAATCAGATTTGGAGATTCTTGTAAATGTCGGTGGGGATTTGACCGAAAAGTCCGTACAGGAATTGGCTGAACTTGGTGCAGATACAATCTGCTGCAACCTGGAAACAATTAACGAAGATGTATTCTATCAAAGAAAACCTGGAGATTCACTGGATCAAAGAATACTAACCTGCAAAAGAGTAAGCGAAGCAGGTGTGGGATTGTCTTCAGGACTGCTTTTGGGTCTTGGCGAAAGTAAAGAAGATAGGATAAAACACCTACGTTACTTATCCAACTTCAAAACCTTGGAAGAAATTCCAATAATGGGATTCAATCCATATGAAGGCACACCAATGGAAAATCATCCTGCATTCCCATTGAAAGAGCAGCTGAAAATGGTTGCGATTACCAGAATAATGTATCCTGAAATCACAATTACAATGCCGACACCGACCGTCGGTCCTGAAAATGTGGAATTTTCACTCAAGGCAGGTGCAAATAACCTGGCAACCGTAATAGCCGACAATTACCCTCACGAAGTTAAAGGGGTAGGCTCTCCGGAATATGGAAATTATAATGAAGTCGTCAATGTCATTGAAAAACTGGATTTAATACCTCAAACTATTTAATCACTTTTTTTAAAATATGATAATATGGCATTTGAAAAGATGATAAGAAATGCATTTGAAGAGTCAAGAGATGACCGCAGATTTGGAGACACTCTTGAAGAAATCGCAGAAATTCAGGATTACATAAAAAATGCAGAAAGAATATTCATTCCCAATAAAAACGGAATAAAGGTTGAAGTTTTAAACAGAGTTTTAAGCGAGTACGGGCTGCCTCAAGCTGAAATGCTTCAGATTGACACAAATACTGCAGACACCAGCAGAATCCCTGCCCTGGCAAAGGCATATATGGCACTAGACCAAAGCGATGCCGATTTGATAATAGCCAGAGGCCGCCTGGGAATTCCAGGTTCAGGGTCACTGCTTATTTTTATAGACAACAAGGGAAGGATATTGACTGCCGGAACCTCCCCATCACACGTGATTCATAAAAAAACAATTGAAGAAGCAGTTTATGAAGAGGCATCTGAAGCTCTTGAAAAAATCGGATTTAAAAAAATTGAAGGTTAAAATATGGATATCGATACTGGAATCACATCTGAAGTGCTTACAATCAAATCTGAAACCAAATTAATTGATATCTTTAATGAAATCATTTCAAAAAAGTCAGAAGCTGTTTTCAGCTATATTGAAAGTTTGAATCTTTCCGTAGATACAAAAATAATTGTTATAGGGACATATTTTACAGGCGTAGGAATTGTTAAAAAATTAAGTGAAAAATATGAAAACATATTATTGATTGATATCTATCCCCATTTGGAAGGCTTGCTTTATACAGATGTGGGAGGAAAGCTCAAAAACAATGTTGATTTTTCTTCAAATCTTGATTTGATCTATTCAGGAGATGTTGTAATTGACACAACAGGTTTTGGCGGCATCAATGTTGAGCAGTCATCAAAATTTGATGTTGACGTATTCATAATAGAAGATCCAATAGCTGAAGACAATGATCCACTCTTGAAAGATAAGAACAACATCGATGAAAGGCTGAATGCAGTTAAATCCCCAAATAAGGCAATAATAAAAACCGAAGGCATCAATACGAAAACATCCGGAACAATGACACTGACAATCGGCCTTTTAACCAGGGTTTTGAAAATATGCCTTGAAAAGGAAGGCACACTCTACAGCGCATGTGAAATGGGCTTTTTTGAAGAGGTCATCTTTAAAGAAAAAAATATAGACAAGTTCATTGAACTCGTTAATGTAAATGCCCTTAAAGTATCCACAATAAGTCCATTCAATTGTGACGATGTCATCAGCGAAGAGATGGATAAAATTACCTCAAGAGTGATTTAAATGAAGCTCAGTGAAATAATTGACTTTCTGGATGAAAGGATACCCAGGTCATTGGCCTTGAAAGGTGATGAAATAGGATTCAAAAAAGATTACGATTTATCACAGGATATTGAATCAGTAAGGATTTACATGGATTTGCTGCCAGAAGATGACGTTAACAGTGAAAATACTCTGATAATAACCCATCATCCTCCGCTGTTCATTCCAGAAACACCGACCTATACAATACATTCAAATTGGGACATAATGGACGGTGGAGCAAATGAAGCATTGGCAAAAGCACTGGATTTAGAGGTTATTGATTATTTCGATGACAATACAAAAATCGGAAGAGTCTGCAAGGCAAATGAAAAATTTACAGAACTGAAAAGCAATATTCTAATGAAATTCAAAAACGCAAGAATCGTAAACGACACGGATGATGAAAGGACAATAAGAAATGTTGGAATCATATCCGGTTTTGGCTTAAAAAACCCCGATTATATAAAATTAGCCAAAGCAAAAAATTTAGATGTTTTGATTTCCGGAGACATGACTCAGGAAACTGCAATTCTTGCCAAAAATTTAAAAATTACATTGATTGACTTAACCCATCATGAAAGTGAAGTTCCAGGACTCTATGCCCTTGAAAACATCATGAAAGAACTTGACATCAATACAGAAGTTATCGACAAAAACCCTATAGAAGTGATAAAATGACAAATGACGAAATTAAAAAGATGGAAGACAGACAAGTCCCACACGGCAGAATCGATTTGATTGGATGCGGAAGATTAGGTTTAAGAATTGGAATAAACCTAATGCAGGTTCACAGAGGAGGACCAAAGACAATAGGTGCATTCGACGGTCAAAAAATAGATGGTGGAGATGTGATTTTCACACTCCTTGGAGCCAAAACAGGTCAAAACAAGCCGGATTTCATTAAACAGTTATGTACCCATAAAAAGGAATTCAGAGAAGTTTTAAGCCATCCCGAATATATTACAGACAAAAATCTCGATTTGATTGAAGGGGATGTTGTAATCATCGTCATTGCCGGAGGAAATACAATACCTACTGCAGCCAAAATAATAAAGCATGCCCACGAAAGGGGCGCAAAAACAATTGGAACTGCAGGAATATTCGGATATGGAAATGAAAATATCGAAATCAAGGACATTTCAGAATATGACGGCAACAATCCTGCAATTGAAGAGTTAAGAAAAGAGGGAATAACAAAAAATCATTTGGTTTTAACAACAAACAAGTTAATCAGAGACAGGGAACCTGTAACTCCATATACTTTAGATGAAGTTGCAAAAATCATTACAATGAACGCATTAAAGCTATTGGATGACAGAATATGATTAAGATAGCAACAACGGAATGCTTTACACAAGGCAAAATCGGAAGGGAACTGCATGCATTGGCTCAAAGTTATGAAGGAAACTTTGGAGTAGAGTACATTGAAAACCCAAAAAAATATGGTGATTTCGATTATAATGACATTAGCGTAACCTGCAGCCTATTTATTCCAACAATTGAAGCGGTAAAAAAGGTATTGAATGTTGAAAATCCTCCAAAACCCAAAAAATTAATCAAAGGCATTAAAGTCTATGATGAAGCCGGAGATAAAGCCATGAGTAAAATCATGGCAAATGCTGTAAAAGAATTAAGCGATTGTGACATAGCAATTGGAACAACAGCAGGCATCGGGCGTGGTGGAATATCAGTAATAACAGACACCTACGAAATTACAACAACCACTGATGTTTATGCAGATTTATGTGAAAAGGACAGCGAAAAATTATTCCAACGCAGCGAAAACGGAATTGAAAAAGCATTGGAGATAGTGCTATTGCTTCTAAATGATGATTTAGATAATATTGAATCTTTTGAAAACATAGAAATAACCGCAATTGGATGAATTAATGTATGAAAGATTAAATCTTTCACACTACCTGTCCAAATTAAAGGAATCCTTTGAGCGTATTCCAACCAGGGAAGCAAAAATTGCAACAATGCATACAACCGTACAAATCATGCAGACAATCTGAGAGCACTGAACTATCAAATCGGCATGTTCACTGGAAAGCTTTAAGCTACCCATTATCCAGGCAAATACCAATGTCAAAAGGCCCAGGCTCATAGTTTGTCCTATGGTCCTCATTGCAGATTGAGCTGCAGAGGCGTTAGGTGTTTCCTTTGGCGGAACAGAAC contains:
- the hmdC gene encoding 5,10-methenyltetrahydromethanopterin hydrogenase cofactor biosynthesis protein HmdC, with protein sequence MYDLIRKAVFDDEAAIQISKMDKDVTSVVDAISELSLDEAMKLGMQFKRFPLGCDLTEVVAGTCASDLEIMDLLGNCRLSDMIGAPIHICAYAFSDIGEKFGMTGLEVMQKVHEIVDVPLDLDHFGENGAMRLPKNISGCGGECYNKGPAFTECPRERIHERLIDKEMEQKDDKEEWIKLSSSVAVNVTSEQTGDGHAAPLREAEDIAQLAKKYGRGLESIMFVGDGYDEVITGFEKSIEIGADVIVVEGGPFNRCENTTESFAKTIAAARILSPGKVVATNGAYEHEVRAGLRSGLNMVITGFPKNHHGYMCGYEPGTARRGKFGLPRIIQIINEEFPNRGLPVQKHDLLSLATAVKIAGPDYVYPRKIGSYHVGDAHWATLVNSRMYQNIELKHTLEDIVNLAEGNTIALHGGRFISWVIASELDRHVDEIIISDVDEWVLKNTVDNLQDALNATVIPEKDDKVAAKDADFSIASSTMIPVKENVLKKVPNALTIV
- the hmd gene encoding 5,10-methenyltetrahydromethanopterin hydrogenase, whose translation is MKVAILGAGCYRTHAASGITNFSRACEVAEATGKENISMTHSTIEMGAELLELAGVDEVVVSDPVFDGDFVVVDDFDYAEVIAAHKAGNPEDVMPAIRAKVNELAETVPKPAKGAIHFTHPEDLGMKCINDDSEAVADADWVMTWLPEGGMQPDIIKNFADDIKEGAIVTHACTIPTTGLNKIFEDLGTNVNVASYHPGAVPEMKGQVYIAEGFADQASIDTLMELGQKARGSAFTLPANMVGPVCDMCSAVTAITYAGILAYRDTVTQILGAPAGFAQMMANEALTQVTALMQDEGIDKMDDALNPAALLGTADSMNFGSLAEIVPTVLDYLGKDK
- the hmdB gene encoding 5,10-methenyltetrahydromethanopterin hydrogenase cofactor biosynthesis protein HmdB, whose amino-acid sequence is MIDEILNKAKQGQELSDEEFLELLNIENDKDLEKLFKIACDIRDNQSKVIKLTSTVHLTNKCQIQPRCEYCGFAEETSEKGYYNAFYKSNDEILKAVKSIQQAHIPRVSCSGGYGYKGKQAVNACRIVKGQSDLEILVNVGGDLTEKSVQELAELGADTICCNLETINEDVFYQRKPGDSLDQRILTCKRVSEAGVGLSSGLLLGLGESKEDRIKHLRYLSNFKTLEEIPIMGFNPYEGTPMENHPAFPLKEQLKMVAITRIMYPEITITMPTPTVGPENVEFSLKAGANNLATVIADNYPHEVKGVGSPEYGNYNEVVNVIEKLDLIPQTI
- a CDS encoding DUF3236 domain-containing protein, with translation MAFEKMIRNAFEESRDDRRFGDTLEEIAEIQDYIKNAERIFIPNKNGIKVEVLNRVLSEYGLPQAEMLQIDTNTADTSRIPALAKAYMALDQSDADLIIARGRLGIPGSGSLLIFIDNKGRILTAGTSPSHVIHKKTIEEAVYEEASEALEKIGFKKIEG
- a CDS encoding SAM-dependent methyltransferase HcgC family protein, yielding MDIDTGITSEVLTIKSETKLIDIFNEIISKKSEAVFSYIESLNLSVDTKIIVIGTYFTGVGIVKKLSEKYENILLIDIYPHLEGLLYTDVGGKLKNNVDFSSNLDLIYSGDVVIDTTGFGGINVEQSSKFDVDVFIIEDPIAEDNDPLLKDKNNIDERLNAVKSPNKAIIKTEGINTKTSGTMTLTIGLLTRVLKICLEKEGTLYSACEMGFFEEVIFKEKNIDKFIELVNVNALKVSTISPFNCDDVISEEMDKITSRVI
- a CDS encoding Nif3-like dinuclear metal center hexameric protein, producing MKLSEIIDFLDERIPRSLALKGDEIGFKKDYDLSQDIESVRIYMDLLPEDDVNSENTLIITHHPPLFIPETPTYTIHSNWDIMDGGANEALAKALDLEVIDYFDDNTKIGRVCKANEKFTELKSNILMKFKNARIVNDTDDERTIRNVGIISGFGLKNPDYIKLAKAKNLDVLISGDMTQETAILAKNLKITLIDLTHHESEVPGLYALENIMKELDINTEVIDKNPIEVIK
- a CDS encoding FeGP cofactor biosynthesis protein HcgF family protein, with protein sequence MIKIATTECFTQGKIGRELHALAQSYEGNFGVEYIENPKKYGDFDYNDISVTCSLFIPTIEAVKKVLNVENPPKPKKLIKGIKVYDEAGDKAMSKIMANAVKELSDCDIAIGTTAGIGRGGISVITDTYEITTTTDVYADLCEKDSEKLFQRSENGIEKALEIVLLLLNDDLDNIESFENIEITAIG